One genomic region from bacterium encodes:
- a CDS encoding sigma-70 family RNA polymerase sigma factor has product MRKQGRSKDFNKISTLIKKGEEIGYVTYEDLEGVFTDKSSWSPHLEDLLAQLEEHNIEVVEEEEEPEKEETEVTWPYDLVKTYLSEIGRIPVLSVEEEINLAKIIEQGKERIRQIEIKLSLSVRRLKRLFLQRRQEDRVTNPEILSYLSRLGQEEKDSILTEIDSAEKQIFRAKQRFTEANLRLVVSIAKKYIHQKVSFLDLIDEGNLGLMRAVDKFDYKEGFRFSTYATWWIRQAITRALADQSRTIRIPVYMSEIINKCIKITRQLSQEFGREPTLEEIAARMKLPITRIVEAVTIAQEPASLETPVGSNGSSQLGDMIKGTFSPHNAMFFKILRDQINKLLNTLSEKEEQTLRLRYGLGEETPHTLEEIGKILGITRERVRQLENKALSKLRKLQISKELQDFLHEEK; this is encoded by the coding sequence ATGCGAAAACAAGGAAGGTCAAAGGATTTTAATAAAATAAGCACCCTCATTAAAAAAGGTGAGGAAATCGGATATGTTACTTATGAAGACCTTGAGGGTGTCTTTACGGACAAGTCCTCCTGGTCGCCTCACCTGGAAGACCTCCTGGCCCAGTTAGAGGAACATAATATAGAGGTCGTTGAGGAGGAGGAAGAGCCGGAAAAAGAAGAGACAGAAGTTACCTGGCCTTATGATCTGGTGAAGACTTATCTTTCTGAGATTGGACGGATACCTGTTTTAAGTGTTGAAGAGGAAATAAATCTGGCTAAAATAATAGAGCAGGGCAAGGAGAGGATCAGGCAAATCGAAATAAAGCTTAGCCTTTCTGTGAGGAGGCTAAAGCGACTCTTCCTTCAGCGACGACAGGAGGATCGAGTGACTAACCCTGAGATTTTATCTTATCTGTCCCGCTTAGGTCAGGAGGAGAAGGACTCCATCTTAACGGAGATTGATTCGGCTGAAAAGCAAATCTTCCGAGCCAAGCAGAGATTTACAGAGGCCAATCTTAGGTTGGTCGTCTCTATTGCCAAAAAATATATTCATCAGAAGGTATCTTTTCTTGATCTGATTGATGAAGGTAATTTGGGGCTGATGAGGGCGGTGGACAAGTTTGACTACAAAGAAGGATTTAGATTCAGCACTTATGCTACCTGGTGGATTAGACAGGCGATCACCAGGGCCTTAGCCGATCAGTCAAGAACCATCAGGATACCGGTTTATATGTCGGAAATAATAAACAAGTGTATCAAAATAACCCGCCAGTTATCTCAAGAATTTGGCCGAGAACCTACTTTGGAAGAGATTGCCGCCCGGATGAAACTTCCGATTACCAGGATTGTGGAGGCAGTAACTATTGCCCAGGAGCCGGCTTCTTTGGAAACACCGGTCGGTTCCAATGGGAGCAGTCAATTAGGCGATATGATCAAGGGGACTTTCTCTCCTCATAATGCTATGTTTTTTAAAATTCTCAGGGATCAGATAAATAAGCTTCTGAATACCCTTAGCGAAAAAGAAGAGCAAACCTTGAGACTCCGATATGGACTGGGTGAAGAGACCCCTCATACCCTTGAAGAAATCGGCAAGATTTTAGGGATAACCAGGGAAAGGGTCAGACAGTTGGAAAACAAGGCTCTTTCAAAACTTCGCAAACTTCAAATTAGCAAGGAACTCCAGGATTTTCTTCACGAAGAAAAATAA
- a CDS encoding adenine phosphoribosyltransferase, translating to MLDLKDFIRDIPDFPKEGILFKDITPLWQNPAAFRQAIDMLVDRFKDEKIEMIVGAEARGFIIGGALAYRLGTGLIPVRKPGKLPYKTISASYALEYGTDSLEMHVDALSRGQRVLILDDLLATGGTAKALVELVEKAKAKVAAIAFLIELTFLYGRDKLEGYEVFSLMQY from the coding sequence TTGTTAGACCTTAAAGATTTTATCCGGGATATACCTGATTTTCCCAAAGAGGGGATTCTATTTAAAGACATTACGCCTCTCTGGCAAAATCCGGCGGCCTTTCGTCAAGCTATTGATATGCTGGTCGATCGGTTTAAGGATGAGAAGATCGAGATGATAGTGGGAGCCGAGGCGAGAGGGTTTATTATAGGGGGAGCCCTGGCCTATCGGTTAGGGACAGGACTCATCCCTGTTCGTAAGCCGGGGAAGCTTCCTTATAAGACTATTTCGGCTTCTTATGCCTTAGAGTATGGCACTGATTCTCTGGAGATGCATGTCGATGCCCTATCTCGGGGTCAGAGGGTCTTAATCTTAGATGACCTGCTGGCTACCGGCGGAACAGCTAAGGCGTTAGTGGAACTGGTAGAAAAGGCTAAAGCTAAGGTGGCTGCCATTGCCTTCTTAATAGAATTAACCTTCCTCTATGGCCGAGATAAATTGGAAGGATACGAAGTCTTCTCATTAATGCAGTATTAG